The following nucleotide sequence is from Rattus rattus isolate New Zealand chromosome 7, Rrattus_CSIRO_v1, whole genome shotgun sequence.
tgtgggagtgggaggtcttctatgctcaagctGCACCCAGTGTGACACAGACCCTTCTGCGCCTATGAATCAAGATGaggagctctcagctcctccagcaccatgtcgcTCTGCACGCCGCCAGGCTTCCGaccaagatgataatggactgaacctctgaactgcaagccagccccaatgaaatgtttttatttgtaagtGTGGcaatgatcatggtgtctcttcacaataataaaacccaaactaagacactgcCACACCTACTAAAGATCTATTGTCTTTTTTCCTCTGTAGCTCTTAATCTCTGTTGAAAATCGGGTGACAGGAGCTACAGGACTTTGTTTTAGGGTTCTAGCCCCATAGTAAAATCATCTGTTGTTGTGCTCCAAAGCAAGCTGATTTTGTTACTATATCTCTACAGTCCACTCCATCTCTGGTACAAGGTGCTTGAAGCTTTGATCTTTGTGGTCAGCATCAGTTTAGCTGTTCAGTGCCTGCTATGTTTCTGTGtggttgtttttctatttctgtcatcTGTGCCATTGAAAACTTGATAGACATATGCTGAAGAGCAAAGCATCTTTGGGCAGTACAAGCGCTTCCGTAATATTAATTCTGGCAATCTGTGAGTGGGAAGACTTCTTGGGGTTCACTTTCTTCAGCCTGATTCTGGCTATGTCAACGTTTGTGTTGTAGGTCTTTCATCTTGGTCaggtttgtctgtctttctgttttgacAGTATTGTGAATGGGATCgttttcctgttttattatttCGTTTTcaaaatcattatttttgttttaagtgtatcattgttttgcttacatatatgtctaagcaccacatgtatgcctggtgctcaTGAAGTTCAGACGAGGCCATCAGACGCCCTGatactgtagttacagatggatgtgagatGCCACTTGGGTGACGGGAATCCAATCCGTGTTCTCTGCAAAAGTAacaagtgttcctaactgctgagccacctctctgaacccaaatatttgtttattttatgtgtacatgtatgtgcctgcttatatgtatgtgtgtgtatctcatgCGGGCAGGGGCCCTAAAAGGTCGACAGAGCATATCAAATCTCACAAAACTCAtgttataagcagttgtgagcaAATGTGTAGGCTCTGGAAATCAAACCCGGATCTTTTGCAGAAGCAGAGGATACTTCTAACTTTTAAACTCTTTCCCTACCCCCAAAAAGtcattccttttaatttttttaacttttggttttggtttcttggtaaagggtctcactgtgtagttctggctggcaaACAACATGCTATGTTGACCAAACTGGCCACAAACTCAATGATATGCCTACGTTTATCTCGAAAGCACTGGGGAAAGTCATGTACCACTATGCACGACctacctgtgttttgttttttaaactaggCATGCCTCTTGTTGGTATATAGAAAAGTTATTGATGTTTGTTATCTTGGTTGCTAAAATTCCTTATCAGTCCGAGGATTTTCTCATTGACATCTTAGGATATTTTaagtactcatgtaaataaaccCTAACAAtgattaagaatttaaaaatcattacataTCTGCCCATATTTTCTATTGGACTTCTTAGGGTTAACATCTGACTTAGTGACACAAAACACATAAGACGGTACACGCATATTTGGCTGGGAGCTCAGCTAAGTATACACAGGATTCCTTTCTCAGTTACCTCTAAGTACATTTCTTCCtggtcattttcttttatgtgtctaTCTTCCTCAACCCTCAGGAGTTATGTACGTAATTGTAACTAAATATTTCATACGATCTTCTTTCCAAAGATGCCTCGCTTGCCTCTGTATTTAATATCATCTTTAACCACTGGTTAGACCTTGTCCCTTTCACATTTGTTATTGATTCAATGTTGTATAGTCTTGGCTGGGATACCGTATCCATTTAGCCTCTGCTTTGAGAACAGGTGAGTTGCCAGATTTCCATTTTTATAGGTACTTTCCCTTATTTGATGCCTTTAGAATAATTAATCCTTCATGGGACTCTGAGAACCTATAGATCTGTAGATCCAGCTTTCATTTTCTTGACCCAGGGTACAGTATAGTGTCCTAGTTCATGAACTCTGTCATAGCTCTCCAGCTTTAAATACCTTTCTCTATCATAGACCTTATTATTATATCTTCTCAATTTGTTCCTGTTTGTTCTTAGGAGAATGAATTGTCTATTTTCTAGTCTATTATCCTGCTTAAGACTGTAATCTTTTCACTAATTCCCATGGCtcctctctgctttattttttcctacaGTAGTAATCCACTTCTTTATTTTCAACCACCATCTTTTCTTCTCGTGCACCATAGTACTCTCCCGGTTGCATAGCTTAAAATGCTATTTCTATGCTAATGAATTCCAAATTTTCTCTCCAGTCCAGGCCTCTCTCGCAAACCTCGGACTCACATATCCAACTGCCTGCCCAATTCCACTTGGATTTCTAGCTGACAACTCAAATTTAACATGTCTGAAATTGAACTGTCTCCCTGAAATGTGTTCCACCCACAGCCTTCTCCATCTCGGTGGTTGCCAGCTCCCCGATTTCTACTGCTCAGAACAAGATGCCTGAGTTGCTGCCTTTGATTCTTCTCCCTTTAGTGTTGGCTCTGACTTCAAAATATACAATGAGCCTAACCAGATCTGAAAAACCCCCATCACTGCTGCCACTCAAGCGCAAGTAGAGATCATTTCTCATCACGCTGGTAACCATGGTCTCCTAGCCTGGATCTCTGTTCTCAAGAGGACAAGctcacacacatcacagaagCGTCAGTATGACTCGTGTTTCAAGACACTACTGTGGTCTACCACATgtcttggggggaggggtctgAAACGTTGGATGGAGTGACATTTTCATGTTATGTCCAGAACAGACTCTCCTAAGGTGATCCCTATCCTGAGAAATCAAAAGAGAGAATTGGTCTTTCAGTGCTTAACTGCTCTCTTGTTTTGATGGCCAAAGTGTCTAAAGTGGTCACTTCACTCTTACTTTTTGTCGTAGACAGTCTAGGTTTGCCTTGTTCTGTTTGAACCACACCGCTGAAAGACCCTCTTCCTTTTCCAGCTCACACGCAGTCAATAACTTCTTCTCTGCAAAGAACATAAAACGGCAGACTGACAGATGGTTCACACTTTACCGtagctctctttctcctccttaacATTTGCCCTGCGTGTTATCTTTCTAGACACAAAATACAGTAGTACTGTTTCAGTCActcatgacaaaataaaataagtgagcAAATGGCCAGATTATTTAGTGAGTCACTTCAGAACTCAGATCAGGAGTGCTTTTGAAGTTAATGTCATAAAATTAGgaagaaaatgcttctataagTGGCAGAAAAATTACCATGGAGGTTGCTTCCCATCACCGTGGGCATCTTGTTTTCCCACTCTACATTGTATACAATTCCTCGTCCCCAGAGGGAAGACTACCCCTGAgcataattacacttatacttcCTCATTATAGTCAAACGAAGGAAGCACTGACTGGTGCTTTGCTTTTAGGTCATATCTGATAGTGAAATCAAAGCATGTGTTCTATTTGATAGGATATCTGAAAGCTCTAATATCCTCCAATAAACACAAATTCAAAACACCAAGATGATAGCACTGAGTTCTTGACTGCTCATTATCTTACTGCACTCCATCTAGAATGAATTCCATATCAGAACTGAACAATTTCAACTTCAGTCCTGCTAAGCAAAAAGTGAGGCAAGACCTGGTCTGACCCACGGTACCTGGTCACTTGGAGGAACAGCAGAAACCCCAAAGTCCAGTGCTACTGCCACTCCTTTCTTGACTTTTAGTGTGACACCGCTAGCATTTTAGACCTTTCCAGCACTCTTCAGCAGCCCagagcctctcctctcctgaGTAACGTGTCGTGTCATCTAATTTAATTGACTCATGTGGGTTGGAGACGAGGGGAAACAGTACATTGTTTGCAGAGAACACACAGGCCCTCAGTTCAATACCCAGGACAGATGAACAGCATTCTTCTCATTTAAATGAGAGTGCCAGAGTGGAAAATACCAGTACCGTATTAATAAGTTACCAGTGATAGAATAAAACACTGCCATGGGAGGAAACTCCTGCCCCCATTCAAACTACCTCGTTGCCTAGTTTAGTCATGTTTAGCACAAAACTTTAAACCCAAATGGCCACAAGCAGTGACCACAACTAGAAGGAAGTTCATTATTATCAGGTAGGGAAAATGTTCTCAGGTTCCAGATGTGGACAAGTCATAGTGCTAGAAACAGGCAGagagttaggaaaaaaaatcattccaaaATTTAATATGCACACAAGTATTTGTGAAATCTCCCAAGCGAaatgttttctgcatttctcAAGTCATCCGATCGTCTCCTTTTACATCTGAAGGAATGGCTGTGTTGAATTAGGTATCTCACTACTCCCAAACTGAGTTCATGCCCTATCAAACTACCCATGGACAACTATGGATCTTAAGGTCCTGCTTTGTATCTACTCATCCCTCAGGACTGACGTGTGGCTGAATGCCTTTCAGGGAGACTGCAACATTTATTTGCTACCATATGTATGCACGTCCATTTCTGCTGGGCTGAAGTGTGTGTGACTGAACGTAATGTTTGATTAATACACTCCTTGTGTACGTACATTTCTGATAGAGAATCTTACCACCCACCCTCCGTTCAATACAGAAACAAGTAGCTTGGAGAGAATCCTAAGCAGTGGGAGCTGTGAATACACCAAACCGGAAGGGAGAGGAAGACCAAGGAACATCCAATAGCCAAAAGGTCATAGCAAGGCTGTATTTATGATGATATCGTACAAGGGCAGGGTCACAAATAGGCTCTCTAGTAGTGGCATCCATTCTGTCTTACTCGACTCCTGACTAAGATAGGAAGATAGGATCCACAGCCTTGTCAGGACGTGCCAAGCCCTGGCTGTAGGTAAGTAGGCTGCCTTGTCTCTCAGAGCAACTGCACATTGGCTGTAGTCAGACTTCATCACTGCTTACCACCTTGGACCCCTCAAGCACACGGTCAATAGGAAAGgctgataaagaaaagaaaaggaaaaagccacacACATGGTCATGTAgtccttcctgccccagcctaCCCCAGAATACCCAGTAGCCAAGCTGAAGCTCCCCTTTATGCTGTTATGTTGCAGACTGACTCAATAAGCCACGCCTCATGGCACTTGTATTTCAGTTTGATCGCTGAGCTTTTCCTTTCTGGCCTTCTTAGGGAGGTCTGCCAGTGCATTAAGGAATTTTCCAAATGTACAAATCTACAAATCATCCTTATCACCTCAGTCCAGGCCCCGCTTTCTTTAATCTGCACTCTGGGCAAATACGTATCAGAACTTGTTCTTTTACTTCCTCATTTGCATAAATCACatcttattttctattgttttgtgaCTTCCTTGACGTTAAGGATTAACTCTTGTTAGTTAAATTATGATAACGAATTAAATTATGTTAGATATGTTAGCTCTAATTAGGTAGCTAGATACTCTTGTGCCTAACACAATCAGAGCTACTGATGGTTACAGAAGAAACCAGCACCCATACTGCAGTTAACTGGTGCCAGTAGAAACCAGGATCCAAGTCTCCAGAATGCACCTTTTAGAAGAATGGAAGCCTGACAATGTCTCGAGTTCTCCAACAGACTGAATGGGAACAAGCTTCACCTGTTGGAGCGCAGTGTGGGAAGGCAGAGTTACCGAGTTCTTCTGACTACTGAGGAAGCAGCCAGCTTTCCCTCCATAGTTAGAGCCAATGGAAAATCACAAAGGATCCAAAAGTCTAAGCCACTGCTATAAGTGTTCTGAAATTGTGTCATGATTAGTAGCATTTTCAATGAAGTAATGATGTCAGTAAAATGTGCCCTGAGGTCCAGTAATGACAGCATATTACCATGCTCACTCTGATATAAGAGAATTTACACCCAGTACATGAACATTATAAATAATTCAATGTTTTGTAGCCTTTGAACCTATCTTTACTTCCTTATGCCATGGACAACAATGATTGGGGATTTCTATCTAAGCAACTGGTTCTACCGAAGGACGGGGACATACCTGAAATAATGCCTTAGCACAAACATAAATCGACCTGCACAGTGCTGGTCTTCTGTAATGTCAGTGTATCAGTTTACTCCTTGTTTTCAGGCCTTTTGTAGTTTTGTACTCTTATGggtacttatacacataaaacttcCGACTGcttctcttcatctttcttctccattttccctcgcttcccttcctcctttccagaTTCTCTACGTCCCCATTTCTTCCTCgtttttcttatttgcttttctcttctttttttattctttctttctttttttaaaataaatctttggtcCATTGTCCCAGACCTAGAGCAGAGTATCAGGGGATATTATGAGGGACGAATCTATAGAAAAACACAGCACAACGTAAGAGTTTACCAGTGAGTGACTCAGGACTCCCCAAACCCTGCTCTCATGGTAACAGAACAACGACAGGATGCAATTCTTTCAGAAAAACAATCAAGAAGCATTCATTTCGACTTACAAAGGAATCAACTGCTATAAAACCTATTTAAGCTGGGGTTCTCACTTTTTTCCCAAGGTATCCTCAAACTTAGGTTCCTCGTCTCTACTTCTTCCTGTAAGAATTATAGGGACTTGCTCTCCGATTCTTTTCAGTGAATGAAGGACATAGGGGATGAGTAAAATTAATCAAAGATTGTGCATAATAATTTTGATGTAATAATAATAGAGAGTGAGACCCTAAATCATCCTACAActgctgaaaaacaattttacttACTTATCAAATGGATTCAAACACATTTGACAGTTTATAAAGACAGTTTTAATGTGACATTCTATGTAAAAAATATTGCAAATTCAGTCAAGGGAAAAGTTTGCTAACAGTATTTCACTGTAGTTTAGTGGCTGGCCTAGCATAAACCTCATAGCTCACACTAGTCTTGAATTCTAAGCAATCCTACTGTCTCATTCTTGAACATGTTGGGATTTTagacatacacccacacactaaGAATTCTGAAATGCTCGTGTGATTCTTAAAACTTTTGTTACTAAACATGCTTCTAAAAGGTCTTTCAGATCTCTTCACAATCtgttgaaataaacatttttccctTAACTATAACATTAAAGGTTTCACATTTGCCATAACTGTTAAATTTTCTCCAAGTTTCACAAtaaggggaaaataaataaagcaccTAATGGTTGAAGTTTAACTTATGTTTATGccttgaaaattaataaaactgacaAAGAGTCAACATCTCTAAAATGACACTAATGGAttacttgctttttctctttctttctttctttctttctttcttcctttctttctttcctttctttctttctttttttttaaattttgtgttactTTCTCTGAGCTTCCTTTTAGGCAAAGTTCCTAGGAAATTGTGTCCTCTTGTGGTCACTGGCAAAAACAACATGTTTTCTTCAGGAAGAACCAAATCGAGCAGTAACAGTAGGACTTAAGGCTTCAGGAACAACCATCTTGGTGGCGGTGGTGGGGTGTGAGATTGGGGGTGATGGAGCGAACACctccagagaaaagaaaggtgaaAGTTATGTGcaaccaaaaaatgaaaaagcagtaCGACCTGTCCGATTTCTATTTAAATTGCTGAGCGTCAGAGAGCTGGAAAGGAGGAATTTAAGTAGAACACAGCAGTATTTGTGGTTATGGTAAGATGTTCCGAAGAGTTCTGTATTTCATAGGATTGTTTCTTCAGTTATCAGAACAACCCCAAAATAACTGGGGAGCATCATGTGAACCAGCTGTGGGTTGCTATACCAACTCTCCACATTGCACTTACGGTGTGCAtgaaaacaacagaataaaatcAGGAGAAAAATCTAACACTATGTATCCCTTTGCCTGGGTTTTGCTCTTCCTCCAGGGACTACAAGTCTTAATCCATGCACTTCCCAGGCAGAATGTCAGATATTCTAATGATTAgcattgattttcattttatctgcTCATCCGAGGGgtccttggtttcttttgtttttcagcttttcTCCTTCTTGATTTAAAGTTTCCAATCAGCTCTGTATTATTATAGAAATTCAGGAAGGGAAAAGTAGAATCTGTTAGATTCGTGAATTAGAATATCACCAGCAGGGCCAAGATGCTCAAACATCCCTAAGGCTCTCTGCAAACCAGGTGTGATGGGTATCATTGGTGCTGATGCAGACTTCATAAATTCACTTTAGCAGAAAATATCTCTTTGAAGTGATCAAACTGGGAAGTTCCTGTGGAATGTCCACAAGTGCACGAAATCCAAGTCGTACAACCTCCTCCAAGACCTAGCCAACTGGAGCCCTCCAATACGAGCCCCCTCCTGTGCTTCACCTAAGCAATTCAAAGACAAGAGTTCACAGACAGAACTCCAAGCTAAACATAAACGGGGCTGACGTTTCATCTAAAGTcagaggaaagaagacaggagaatcagtGTGAAGGATTCGTTCAGCTTTTGTACAAATCCAACTCCAAAAATCTACCAGCTTGCTGACAATACCAGTGCACACTGATAGTGTAAGGATAATTCGAGGTGCTCTGTGTGCTCAGCAGGAGATAGTCatagtctctctccctccctccttccctttctccccactgCTCAGGAAGACCTGCAAGTGTGGCCAAGTTTGCAGCCTGAAGCAAAGTTCCTTGTGAACTCTGCAAGTGCAAAAGGCATTTGTTGTTTTCGGTGAACATTTAAGaggagctttttctttttaaataaagtgagCTAGATCCTAACTGACCTAACATTTCCATAGAAAGCAGGCCCCAGCTGACACCAGATTGACAGAAGTCTTAAAGGGAAAGTCATAAAACTATTTTACTTTAGAAGACCAAAATCGGGACTTGAAAATAAAGGAATTCTCAAGATGTTAGGTTGAAGCACTGTGGGAATCACATACTATCACATAGAAATCCAGAGTTGTATCAGACTTTTGGACACACAAGAGGTTCATCATCCACCCttaccaggaaagaaaatcattAAGAAAGACATTAAGAAGATGTTGAATCTAGCAGAGTGGACAGCCCACCTCAGCTTGTCAGGGTTTGCACAGCATTGATTATCAAACACTCGGTGTTGCTGAGGGTTGATTCGCCGGGCAAGATATTACTTTTTGCTCAAATGTAAATTCTAGCCCCACTTAACAAGTACGTTCATCTTCCATGCCTCAGAATGAGTTCAGGAGGAATTTCTACTGAGAGCTAAAATACAAACGGGGTCCTTGTGAACCCGTTTGAAAGATTCAAAGTCAGAGATGGCCTGAGCCattcattttaaactttcttcATAAGAAGAGTATTCCGGTTTCAGGAGCTTTGCCTCAGCCcactggggggaaggggggatttCAACACCCAGATAAGGACAGAGGCCTCCTGCGTCTGCCAGCGCAGTGGTAGAGCTGGTCTACAGGTGGGAAGTCTTCAGAAAGGTGCACTTGCTCATGGCCGCGCCTGGGGAGAAAGGTGAACTATTTCTCCTCACCTGCTACAACTCTTCCACCTCAACCGTCTCCCTCTCTGGAGTACACCTCCTGATTCCCTCCCTAGCCTTGTCTCCCAATGAAGAAAAGGTTCCTATCATTCGttgtctttgaattatttttaacactcagctagaaaaaacaattttttgaGATTAATAAGGGGAGAATCGAGATTTCCGCAGTCACTCTAAAACACAATTGCGGGATACTCTGCAATTCATGTTTAGAAAAGAGAACGCTTGGTAAGAAGATGCAGAAGAAATTCTGCCACGTTTTGTTTCCAAGAGATAAATTCTTGTCGGTGAAAAATGCAAATACAAGAGTGTGGGAGTGGCTTTATTTTGAGAAGAATTGGCTACGAGCTATTAAAATTAAGTGGAGGTCAAGTAGAATCTGGTTTTCAGCCAggctgtcattttaaaatatggcaGCGGCGGGCGAAGCAAGCCAGTTGGCACACTGTGGTCATTGTCTCTGGATATCAGTAAAAATGGTGCAGGGCAACCCCAGGGGGGTCTGCACGCCGATGAAAGCACAGTCGGGTTTACTGGTCTCGGAAGAGAGCTTTCCCCACAAAGGCTGAGCCCTCGGACTAGCCTCTGGCATTCCACACCCCAGCGTTTCCGGGACCCAGCTGAGAGCTTCAGCAGGACGCAGCCACGTGGCCTGCCCTGCGTCGCGGGGGCTCCGGCCTCCAGCTTCTCAGGAAGTCGGTGGCCGCGACCTTTGGTCCAACCCAGAAAGGGGAACTTGCTGAGCTGGCAGTTCCCCGGGGGATTGGCCCGGGGAGTGGGGATTGGGGGCCTTGAGCAAAGGACCTCAGCCTGTGAACAGGGCAGGAGCTCGAGGCACTCACCTCTGGCGCCTGCAAACTCTGCCACTGAACTCTGGCTACTTCCTCCGAACCCAGAATTGCCTTTCTGAGCTAAGAGATCACCTTGAACCGGCTCCCTAAACTTACCCcatcctatttaaaaaataaaaataaataataatatataaaaaatgtgAAAGCCCTGCAAACACTGGCTTCCATAGCCACTCTTCTTGCTCGTTAACCTCTCTGCTTCCAGTTTTCCAGAAACCTCTTTGAAGCTCTTGGGTTTTCAAGGTATTTGGTAGAAATGCTTGCATCACCAACATGGCTGAGTGCATTTGAGGCGCCGGGAACATAACTACTCACGCGATCTCCTAGGAAAAGaagaatagtgattcccccaccTTAAATGTATGAACTACCCAAGGTTACAATGCAGGGCTCAATTTGGGGGTAGAGGGAATGAAATGTTCTCAAGCTCCTCTTCCACCTAGGGCTGGGTAGCAGGACGCACCAGGGCCTCCAACCGTGGCAGCTCTACCTTCCCCTAGCTTTGCTCTCTTCCTAAGAACAAGGCTTTTTTCCCTCAGTAAAAGAATGAACTCGTTCCAGCACCTTTGGAGGCGCAGTCTTCTGAGAGCAGGGAAACTTTAGATTGGGTCACCGTAGCAGGAAAGGAGAGCCCAGACGTTTCTCCGGGAGGGGTGAGACGGCTGGCCCGGGCGCAGATCCATAGCCCCCACGCTGTGGCCACGTCTTGAGAACCGCCCTACACCTCAGGGCCAGGCAGCCGCGGGGAATCCCTTGGGACTAGAGGTTTCCTCTACCTGACCGTTGGATGGACTCGGTTGTTGACACTTTTCTTGCCTCTCCCGGGCCCGAGCCACCCCCAACCGGCTCGGAGGACTCCGAGGAATCCCGGGTGGGATGAGACACCACCCAGTGCGTCGAAGCCGCTTGCCACGGCTGCGGTTACAGTCACTTGTGGGGAAGGGGGGACTGCAACAGCGGTCGGGACAGTCCCGTTAGCCGTGCTGTGCTCCGGTGCGGGGGCGCTGGGCGCGCGCTCTGCCGCGGAAGGAAATCGCCCCGCGTCCTCCCCGAAGCGGAGGGGGagagctggggggagggaggggagaggcggGCGCAGGGGCTGGCCGCTCGGGCCAGGTCCGTTTTGAATGGTTCTCAGGATGAATTGTTAGACCCCGGGCAAGGGGGGGCCGGGCCGGGAGAGGGGGGGGGCTGGAAAGAGGAAACTTCCCTATAAAACTTCGAAAAGTCCCTCCTCCCCACGTCAGGCCAATGACACTGCTGCCCCCAAACTTTCCGCCCGCACGGAGGTATAAGAACCGCCAAGCCCGCAGCCCGCGCCCAACTCTCAGACACCTCGCGGGCTCGCCAGCACCGGCACCGGGTCTGCGCTAGGCCAGAACGGGGCGCGCGTGCGGCCGTCGGGCGCCTTCTTTTTGGACCTCGGGGCCCTCCACACCGTCCCCTCCCCCGCCCGCCTCCCTCCCCGCCTCCAGCGCCCTCCCCGCGGAGGTCCCCCCCCATCCCGCCTCCCTGCGTCCTCCGGGCCGCACCGCCCGGGCCGGCGCCGAGCGCGGGGAAGCTGGCGGGTTAGGGCGCCCCGCTCCTCTGCTCTTCCCTCCCCCGTCCCGGCTCCGCGAGGCCGCAGGTCGCCGCCCGCGAGATGATGCAGGACGTGTCCAGCTCGCCAGTCTCGCCGGCCGACGACAGCCTGAGCAACAGCGAGGAGGAGCCGGACCGGCAGCAGCCGGCGAGCGGCAAGCGCGGGGCTCGCAAGAGACGCAGCAGTCGGCGCAGCGCGGGCGGCAGCGCGGGGCCCGGCGGGGCCACGGGCGGGGGGGCATCGGAGGCGGCGACGAGCCGGGCAGCCCGGCCCAGGGCAAGCGCGGCAAGAAATCTGCGGGCGGAGGCGGCGGCGCgggcggaggcggcggcggcggcggcagcagcagcgggGGCGGGAGCCCGCAGTCGTACGAGGAGCTGCAGACACAGCGGGTCATGGCCAACGTGCGGGAGCGCCAGCGCACGCAGTCGCTGAACGAGGCATTTGCCGCCCTGCGCAAGATCATCCCCACGCTGCCCTCGGACAAGCTGAGCAAGATTCAGACCCTCAAACTGGCGGGCCAGGTACA
It contains:
- the Twist1 gene encoding LOW QUALITY PROTEIN: twist-related protein 1 (The sequence of the model RefSeq protein was modified relative to this genomic sequence to represent the inferred CDS: inserted 1 base in 1 codon; deleted 3 bases in 2 codons), whose product is MMQDVSSSPVSPADDSLSNSEEEPDRQQPASGKRGARKRRSSRRSAGGSAGPGGATGGGIGGGDEPGSPAQGKRGKKSAGGGGGAGGGGGGGGSSSGGGSPQSYEELQTQRVMANVRERQRTQSLNEAFAALRKIIPTLPSDKLSKIQTLKLAARYIDFLYQVLQSDELDSKMASCSYVAHERLSYAFSVWRMEGXWSMSASH